In Actinoplanes derwentensis, the following proteins share a genomic window:
- a CDS encoding family 16 glycoside hydrolase: protein MRRASRFASLTAATVLTVTPMPAFAAEPIEQEPGVTLRTYDIGVPLSRICELKPGQTPNVDKLMPTVDWSTDEQFGLQSNFVTHALANLTAPAAGSYRFRLTSDDGSKLWIGDKLVIDHDGLHGSAAKEGVIDLTAGLHPLRVEHFEAGGGQELRLAWRAPGADDFTIVPAGALTTDAGVVRVTAPGRKECVSGTDTPGDGLPLTAVNPGYTLTDLRPPGFEPQVTGIAWRPDKKMVITTWGGSDEVAGKVYLVSNVTGRTGPASVTYQEIASGLKEPMGVAVVDGSVYVTQKHELTELRDTDGDQVLDTRRTVAVWPFGGNFHEFAFGLLYRDGDFHLNLSVSINLGGATTDPQPVGGRGTHIVVNRRSGKVTTLAGGLRTPNGIGWGPDHSIYVTDNQGGWLPSSKLIKIKDKAFYNHYTNPDGPYDARPVTRPVLWMPQNQIGNSPSTPVFLDSGPYKNQVLIGDVTYGGLQRAALETVNGVEQGAIFRHTQGLEAGINRVSLGPDGAIYVGGLGADGNWGQEGKLRFGLQKLTPNGTSVFDMRTMKVTGDGFKIEYTEPLSDTTVAKLATAYQIEQWRYVATEQYGGPEVDTENLAVTAAKVSADRRTVTLTVPGLRRDRVVHLRSPRPFASRDGETLWSTEAWYTVNELPGKPVQQVFYEAEEGYREGGATLAKDHRGYSGIGFTAGFGKLNASTTMHVSVDKAGEYAVGLRYSNGPDPFSGTKTVSLHVNNRKVKQVPLPTTVTWEEWATATSTVHLRKGLNTVTYRIDALDTGHVNLDLISVRKPGERVVLFDGGDLDDWQHTDGRRPEWPLTGGNATEVCCGDLRTKEAYGDYKLHVEFKVPLLPPDVTGQNRGNSGVYQQERYELQILDSYGDTTPADNEAGAVYTVKAPDFNAATAPETWQTYDITFRAARYDTAGAKTSNARITVVWNGRKVHDNLEIPRGTGGNIPEGPSTGAIRLQDHGNKVQYRNVWIEPAA, encoded by the coding sequence ATGAGACGTGCGTCCAGGTTCGCTTCGCTGACAGCCGCCACCGTCCTCACCGTGACACCGATGCCGGCGTTCGCCGCCGAACCGATCGAGCAGGAGCCGGGGGTGACCCTCCGGACGTACGACATCGGGGTGCCGCTCAGCCGGATCTGTGAACTCAAGCCCGGCCAGACCCCCAACGTGGACAAGCTGATGCCCACCGTCGACTGGTCCACCGACGAACAGTTCGGTCTGCAGTCCAACTTCGTCACACACGCCCTGGCCAACCTCACCGCGCCGGCGGCCGGCTCCTACCGGTTCCGGTTGACCAGCGACGACGGCTCGAAGCTGTGGATCGGCGACAAGCTGGTCATCGACCACGACGGGCTGCACGGTTCGGCGGCGAAGGAGGGCGTGATCGACCTGACGGCGGGCCTGCACCCGCTGCGTGTCGAGCACTTCGAGGCCGGCGGCGGTCAGGAGCTGCGGCTGGCCTGGCGGGCGCCGGGCGCCGACGACTTCACGATCGTGCCAGCCGGTGCGCTGACCACCGACGCGGGTGTGGTGCGGGTGACCGCGCCGGGGCGCAAGGAGTGTGTCTCCGGCACCGACACGCCCGGTGACGGGCTGCCGCTGACCGCGGTCAACCCCGGTTACACGCTCACCGATCTGCGCCCGCCGGGCTTCGAACCGCAGGTCACCGGTATCGCGTGGCGGCCGGACAAGAAGATGGTGATCACCACGTGGGGTGGCTCGGACGAGGTAGCCGGCAAGGTCTATCTGGTCTCGAACGTGACCGGGCGGACCGGGCCGGCCAGTGTGACGTACCAGGAGATCGCCTCCGGCCTCAAAGAGCCGATGGGTGTGGCAGTCGTCGACGGTTCGGTCTACGTGACGCAGAAACACGAGCTGACCGAACTGCGGGACACCGACGGTGACCAGGTCCTCGACACCCGCCGCACGGTGGCGGTCTGGCCGTTCGGCGGCAACTTCCACGAGTTCGCGTTCGGTCTGCTCTACCGCGACGGCGACTTCCACCTCAACCTGTCGGTGTCGATCAACCTGGGCGGCGCCACCACCGACCCGCAGCCGGTCGGCGGGCGCGGCACGCACATCGTGGTCAACCGCAGGAGCGGCAAGGTCACCACCCTCGCCGGTGGTCTGCGGACCCCGAACGGCATCGGCTGGGGGCCGGACCACTCGATCTACGTGACCGACAACCAGGGCGGATGGCTGCCGTCGTCGAAACTGATCAAGATCAAAGACAAGGCTTTCTACAATCACTACACCAACCCCGACGGGCCGTACGATGCCCGACCGGTGACCCGGCCGGTGCTGTGGATGCCGCAGAACCAGATCGGCAACTCCCCCAGCACTCCGGTCTTCCTGGACTCCGGCCCGTACAAGAACCAGGTCTTGATCGGTGATGTCACCTATGGAGGCTTGCAGCGCGCCGCGCTGGAGACCGTCAACGGTGTCGAACAAGGCGCGATCTTCCGGCACACCCAGGGTCTGGAAGCCGGCATCAACCGGGTGTCACTCGGCCCCGACGGCGCGATCTACGTCGGCGGGCTCGGTGCCGACGGCAACTGGGGCCAGGAGGGCAAACTGCGGTTCGGACTGCAGAAACTCACCCCGAACGGCACCAGCGTGTTCGACATGAGGACGATGAAGGTCACCGGGGACGGCTTCAAGATCGAGTACACCGAGCCGCTGTCCGACACCACCGTGGCGAAGCTGGCCACCGCGTACCAGATCGAACAGTGGCGGTATGTCGCGACCGAACAGTACGGCGGTCCCGAAGTCGACACCGAGAACCTGGCGGTGACCGCCGCGAAGGTCTCCGCCGACCGCAGAACGGTCACGCTGACCGTTCCCGGGCTGCGCCGCGACCGGGTCGTGCACCTGCGGTCGCCGCGCCCGTTCGCGTCCCGTGACGGCGAGACGCTGTGGAGCACCGAAGCCTGGTACACCGTGAACGAACTGCCCGGCAAGCCGGTCCAGCAGGTGTTCTACGAGGCCGAGGAGGGTTACCGGGAAGGCGGCGCGACCCTGGCGAAGGATCACCGCGGTTACTCGGGCATCGGTTTCACCGCCGGTTTCGGCAAACTCAACGCGTCCACCACCATGCACGTGAGCGTGGACAAGGCCGGCGAGTACGCGGTCGGGCTGCGCTACTCCAACGGCCCCGACCCGTTCAGCGGCACCAAGACGGTCAGCCTGCACGTCAACAACCGCAAAGTGAAGCAGGTGCCGTTGCCGACCACTGTCACCTGGGAGGAGTGGGCGACCGCCACCTCGACAGTGCACCTGCGCAAGGGCCTCAACACCGTCACGTACCGCATCGACGCCCTCGACACCGGCCACGTCAACCTGGACCTGATCAGTGTCCGGAAACCCGGCGAGCGGGTCGTCCTGTTCGACGGCGGCGACCTGGACGACTGGCAGCACACCGACGGCCGGCGTCCCGAGTGGCCGCTGACCGGCGGCAACGCCACCGAGGTGTGTTGCGGGGACCTCCGGACCAAGGAGGCGTACGGGGACTACAAGCTGCACGTGGAGTTCAAGGTTCCGCTGCTGCCGCCCGACGTGACCGGGCAGAACCGTGGCAACAGTGGCGTCTACCAGCAGGAACGCTACGAACTGCAGATCCTGGACTCGTACGGTGACACCACTCCGGCCGACAACGAAGCCGGTGCCGTCTACACGGTGAAGGCACCGGACTTCAACGCCGCCACCGCACCGGAGACCTGGCAGACGTACGACATCACGTTCCGGGCCGCCCGCTACGACACGGCCGGAGCCAAGACGTCGAACGCCCGCATCACCGTCGTCTGGAACGGCCGCAAGGTCCACGACAACCTCGAGATCCCGCGCGGGACCGGCGGCAACATCCCGGAAGGCCCGTCCACCGGCGCCATCCGCTTGCAGGACCACGGCAACAAGGTCCAGTACCGCAACGTCTGGATCGAACCGGCCGCCTGA
- a CDS encoding WD40 repeat domain-containing protein, whose product MTQAWEQDAIFAPHRVLRTPLGFDEKHTFDDVGPAALVTVAGRPALAAFGLPTDAGSYYCVVDLETGERVPDRAALHGSAGPRAAAAGMCGDRAVLALLLKTPAEGDDCFRTLRLRDAWSGEPLDVEFPRFRLDSPIAVATIDGRGVVAVGPTVCDAGDGSVIVQRDGLGWIKALVEYQGRLLHLCYDVRLRLHTLRDALTGDTVGEPFTGRDSGEVATVVVGGHLWVVFPYGRQASGALTAWDVTAGCEVSLSALWDVDLVGDRRIEDLRLSAQGDEITALVQWGYQGRNGTEVWSPGPGGRRLRGVDLGKSSALALAVLDGRTTAVTGYDNRALTVFDATSGVLVPSPYYAGPIQPEIQKRKCSFADVGGRGALLVCGGTTGVVWDFESGLPVRTAPFGAGVQTIAAGVLDGRAVFAVLTGRSDTVPTALRVWDPQISRTVFYREIPAESDRFHKWPGPVVFVEFAGRPTVARRFNRTIEFYDARTGELAGAVSAENLKMANVLAAGRIGDRTLLAAGDSSGTVQVWDASTGHEAGPVLRGHRIGDGLPKDTSEWVSAIAFVQVAGRDTVVTGGDDMTVRLWDLATGEAIGTPFAAHTGKITALLPTGAGDETAVISVAATGAPRMWMLGAPPLDTGHTAWITALAAGVRDGRAAFASSSHDGTIRLWEAATGRITGTITVGPVRVTGVAFGGPGRDILIGVTADGLVQRWDANSGTALGVPLHRGDGEMYAVGTVTVDGRSLAGAAGADRTLRIWDVVTGEQVSELPVGRTVTALSMAATGDRLLAYVHGSAVGDERHQADSVAVLWDVFAREPVTEPVYLSDGGEVAVLGLMNGRPVVLHGRDANEEDHEWDVTTMDDLVLLDALTDDVIAALDQHDHGRNGATALVTVAGRTLVVAGFEKGAAILDERMREVGDHYREHRTSMVNNVAAIEADGGLVVASSDHANAVRIWRPSR is encoded by the coding sequence ATGACCCAGGCTTGGGAACAGGACGCGATCTTCGCACCGCACCGGGTGTTACGGACCCCGCTCGGCTTCGACGAGAAGCACACGTTCGACGATGTCGGGCCGGCCGCGCTGGTCACGGTCGCGGGGCGGCCCGCGCTGGCCGCTTTCGGGTTGCCGACCGATGCGGGGTCCTACTACTGCGTGGTGGATCTGGAGACCGGCGAGCGCGTTCCGGATCGGGCGGCGCTGCACGGTTCGGCGGGGCCACGCGCCGCGGCCGCCGGCATGTGCGGTGACCGGGCCGTCCTCGCGCTGCTGCTCAAGACCCCTGCCGAGGGCGACGACTGCTTCCGTACGCTGCGGTTACGCGACGCGTGGTCGGGTGAGCCCCTCGACGTGGAGTTCCCGCGCTTCCGGCTGGACAGCCCGATCGCGGTCGCCACGATCGACGGCCGGGGTGTCGTCGCCGTGGGGCCGACGGTGTGCGACGCGGGGGACGGCAGCGTGATCGTCCAGCGTGACGGCCTCGGCTGGATCAAGGCGCTGGTCGAGTATCAGGGCAGGCTGCTGCACCTCTGCTACGACGTCCGGCTCCGTCTCCACACGCTGCGGGACGCGTTGACCGGCGACACCGTCGGTGAGCCGTTCACCGGCCGGGACAGCGGCGAAGTCGCGACGGTGGTGGTCGGCGGCCACCTCTGGGTGGTGTTCCCGTACGGGCGGCAGGCCTCCGGCGCCTTGACGGCGTGGGACGTCACCGCCGGATGCGAGGTGAGTCTGTCGGCCCTGTGGGACGTCGACCTGGTCGGTGACCGGCGGATCGAAGATCTGCGGCTGTCCGCCCAGGGCGACGAGATCACCGCCCTGGTGCAGTGGGGATACCAGGGCCGCAACGGCACCGAGGTCTGGTCGCCGGGGCCGGGCGGGCGGCGGCTGCGAGGTGTCGACCTCGGCAAGTCCAGCGCCCTGGCCCTGGCGGTCCTTGACGGCCGGACGACGGCGGTCACCGGCTACGACAACCGGGCGCTGACGGTGTTCGACGCCACGTCGGGTGTCTTGGTCCCGAGCCCTTACTATGCCGGCCCGATCCAGCCCGAGATCCAGAAGCGGAAGTGTTCCTTCGCCGACGTCGGCGGGCGGGGCGCGCTGCTGGTGTGCGGCGGCACCACGGGTGTGGTGTGGGACTTCGAGTCGGGTCTCCCGGTCCGCACAGCGCCGTTCGGTGCGGGGGTGCAGACGATCGCGGCCGGTGTCCTGGACGGCCGGGCGGTGTTCGCCGTCCTGACCGGCCGTTCGGACACCGTCCCGACGGCGTTGCGGGTGTGGGATCCGCAGATCTCCCGGACGGTCTTCTACCGGGAGATCCCCGCCGAGTCGGATCGTTTCCACAAGTGGCCCGGCCCGGTCGTCTTCGTGGAGTTCGCCGGGCGGCCGACCGTGGCCCGGCGGTTCAACCGGACCATCGAGTTCTACGACGCCCGGACCGGTGAACTCGCCGGCGCCGTCAGCGCGGAGAACCTGAAGATGGCAAACGTTCTCGCCGCCGGCCGGATCGGGGACCGGACGCTGCTCGCCGCCGGTGACAGCAGCGGAACGGTCCAGGTCTGGGACGCGTCCACCGGGCACGAGGCAGGGCCGGTGCTGCGGGGCCACCGGATCGGCGACGGCCTGCCGAAGGACACCAGCGAATGGGTGTCGGCCATCGCGTTCGTTCAGGTCGCCGGGCGCGACACGGTGGTCACCGGTGGCGATGACATGACCGTCCGGCTCTGGGATCTCGCCACCGGCGAAGCGATCGGCACCCCGTTCGCCGCCCACACCGGCAAGATCACCGCGCTGCTGCCGACCGGTGCCGGTGACGAGACCGCGGTGATCTCGGTGGCCGCCACCGGCGCGCCCCGGATGTGGATGCTGGGCGCGCCGCCGCTGGACACCGGGCACACCGCCTGGATCACGGCCCTGGCCGCGGGTGTCCGCGACGGCCGGGCGGCGTTCGCGTCCAGTTCCCATGACGGGACCATCCGGCTGTGGGAGGCGGCCACCGGCCGGATCACCGGCACGATCACGGTGGGTCCGGTCCGGGTCACCGGGGTGGCGTTCGGCGGGCCGGGCCGCGACATCCTGATCGGGGTCACCGCGGACGGGCTGGTGCAGCGCTGGGACGCGAACTCCGGCACCGCGCTCGGCGTTCCCCTGCACCGCGGCGACGGCGAGATGTATGCGGTGGGCACCGTGACGGTGGACGGCCGGTCTCTGGCCGGCGCGGCGGGGGCCGACCGGACTCTGCGGATCTGGGACGTGGTCACCGGCGAGCAGGTCTCCGAACTGCCGGTCGGCCGTACGGTCACGGCCCTGTCGATGGCCGCTACCGGCGACCGGCTGCTGGCGTACGTGCACGGTTCCGCCGTCGGCGACGAGAGACACCAGGCGGATTCGGTGGCGGTGCTGTGGGACGTGTTCGCGCGGGAGCCGGTCACCGAACCGGTCTACCTCAGCGACGGCGGCGAGGTGGCGGTGCTCGGCCTGATGAACGGCCGGCCGGTGGTGTTGCACGGGCGCGACGCCAACGAGGAGGACCACGAATGGGACGTCACGACCATGGACGACCTGGTTCTGCTGGACGCCCTCACCGATGACGTGATCGCCGCCCTCGATCAGCACGACCACGGCCGCAACGGCGCGACGGCGCTGGTCACAGTCGCCGGCCGGACCCTGGTCGTCGCCGGTTTCGAGAAGGGCGCCGCGATCCTGGACGAGCGGATGCGAGAAGTCGGTGACCACTACCGCGAACACCGGACCAGCATGGTCAACAACGTGGCCGCAATCGAGGCCGACGGCGGTCTCGTGGTGGCGTCCAGCGACCACGCCAACGCCGTACGCATCTGGCGGCCGTCCCGGTAG
- a CDS encoding OmpL47-type beta-barrel domain-containing protein has protein sequence MSSASWRRRVLALVAGLVVAMTPLLVPPASAAQTLTWTADGDITRYKSAPTTATAGETTIVWENSEATGNTLGMPHTLTFDTSTEGYNHDVTLNILASPFDATDGKHTATVNLTPGKYRYFCTIPGHSTMVGELVVTSGGGEDTTAPTVSGAVTGTRDPAGAYVGSATVTVTASDSGSGVAGVEYQVDDASWQAYSSGVVVSAPGDHSVQFRATDRAGNVSAAGSVTFTVVAAGDDDTTAPAVSAQLAGARDAAGDYVGSVSFTLTATDAGSGVASVEYQLDGGAWTVYTAPGAVNTAGTHMLHYRAVDNAGNTSAVRMEHFTIVVPPVPDTTPPVTTATVASSPGRATVTVTATDADSGVASVEYQLDGGAWTGYAAPVVVTAAGAHTLGYRATDNAGNTAAVKSVTLTVAVPGACSDTRATVIIDGDDTGIPNTVTGDGCTINDLIAEHATYRTHAAFVRHVETVTAGLVAAGTLTSRRAGTIVRTAARSSVGS, from the coding sequence ATGAGTTCCGCTTCCTGGAGAAGGCGTGTGCTGGCCCTGGTGGCCGGGCTCGTGGTCGCGATGACCCCGCTGCTCGTGCCGCCGGCGTCCGCCGCGCAGACCCTGACCTGGACCGCCGACGGCGACATCACCCGCTACAAGTCCGCGCCGACCACGGCGACCGCCGGCGAGACCACCATCGTGTGGGAGAACAGCGAGGCCACCGGCAACACCCTCGGCATGCCGCACACCCTCACCTTCGACACCAGCACCGAGGGTTACAACCACGACGTCACCCTCAACATCCTGGCCAGCCCGTTCGACGCCACCGACGGCAAGCACACCGCGACCGTCAATCTGACCCCAGGCAAATACCGCTATTTCTGTACGATCCCCGGGCACAGCACCATGGTCGGTGAACTCGTCGTCACCTCCGGGGGTGGCGAGGACACCACCGCGCCGACCGTCTCGGGGGCTGTCACCGGGACCCGTGATCCGGCCGGCGCGTATGTCGGCTCGGCCACCGTCACGGTCACCGCGTCGGACTCCGGTTCCGGTGTCGCCGGTGTCGAGTACCAGGTCGACGACGCCAGCTGGCAGGCGTACAGCAGCGGGGTCGTGGTCTCCGCTCCGGGTGATCATTCGGTGCAGTTCCGGGCCACGGACCGGGCCGGGAACGTGTCCGCGGCCGGCTCGGTGACGTTCACGGTCGTGGCGGCGGGTGATGACGACACCACGGCACCGGCCGTGTCCGCGCAGCTCGCCGGCGCCCGGGACGCCGCCGGTGACTACGTCGGCTCGGTCTCCTTCACGCTGACCGCGACCGACGCCGGCTCCGGGGTGGCGTCGGTGGAGTACCAGCTCGACGGCGGAGCGTGGACCGTCTACACGGCTCCGGGCGCGGTGAACACGGCCGGGACGCACATGCTGCACTACCGGGCGGTCGACAACGCCGGCAACACCTCCGCAGTGCGGATGGAGCACTTCACGATCGTGGTGCCGCCCGTTCCGGACACCACCCCGCCGGTCACGACGGCGACCGTGGCCTCGTCGCCCGGCCGGGCCACCGTCACCGTGACCGCCACCGACGCCGATTCCGGGGTGGCTTCGGTGGAGTACCAGCTCGACGGGGGAGCGTGGACCGGCTACGCCGCGCCTGTCGTGGTGACCGCCGCCGGTGCACACACCCTCGGCTACCGCGCTACTGACAACGCCGGTAACACCGCGGCGGTCAAGTCGGTGACCCTCACCGTCGCCGTGCCGGGAGCGTGCTCCGACACCCGCGCCACCGTGATCATCGACGGTGACGACACCGGCATCCCCAACACCGTCACCGGCGACGGCTGCACCATCAACGACCTGATCGCCGAACACGCCACCTACCGCACCCACGCCGCCTTCGTCCGGCACGTGGAGACGGTGACCGCCGGCCTGGTCGCCGCCGGCACCCTCACCAGCCGACGGGCCGGAACCATCGTCCGCACCGCCGCGCGCTCGAGCGTCGGCTCATGA